One segment of Pasteurella skyensis DNA contains the following:
- the rpsT gene encoding 30S ribosomal protein S20 — translation MANIKSAKKRAVQSEKHRQHNASLRSMMRTYIKKVYAAVEAGDKAASQAAFLEMQKIVDRMASKRLIHKNKAANHKAKLAAQIKKLA, via the coding sequence TTGGCTAATATCAAGTCGGCAAAAAAACGTGCGGTTCAATCTGAAAAACACCGCCAACACAATGCAAGTTTACGCTCAATGATGCGTACTTACATCAAAAAAGTTTACGCAGCAGTTGAAGCTGGTGATAAAGCAGCATCTCAAGCAGCATTTTTAGAAATGCAAAAAATTGTGGATCGTATGGCATCAAAACGCTTAATTCACAAAAACAAAGCAGCTAATCATAAAGCTAAACTAGCAGCTCAAATCAAAAAATTAGCATAA
- the atpG gene encoding F0F1 ATP synthase subunit gamma, translating to MAGAKEIRTKIASVQNTQKITKAMEMVATSKMRKTQERMSSSRPYSEMIRKVISHIAKGSIGYKHPFLVQRDVKNVGYLILSTDRGLCGGLNINLFKAILGELKTWKDKNVSVELGLMGTKSVTFFKPTGIKVTSQITGLGDNPQMEQIVGSVNSMIEAYRNGEIDAVYIAFNRFVNTMTQQPVIEQLLPLPRLDNDELTHSGLWDYIYEPNPEVLLDSLLVRYLESQVYQAVVDNLASEQAARMVAMKAATDNAGSLIDDLQLVYNKARQASITNELNEIVAGAAAI from the coding sequence ATGGCAGGTGCTAAAGAGATAAGAACCAAAATTGCAAGTGTTCAAAATACCCAAAAGATCACTAAAGCAATGGAAATGGTTGCTACCTCTAAAATGCGTAAAACGCAAGAGCGTATGTCTTCATCACGTCCGTACTCAGAAATGATACGAAAAGTGATCAGTCATATTGCAAAAGGAAGCATTGGTTATAAGCACCCGTTTTTGGTTCAACGTGATGTTAAAAATGTAGGATATTTAATTCTATCTACAGATCGTGGTTTATGTGGCGGTCTTAACATCAACTTATTTAAAGCTATTTTAGGTGAGTTAAAAACGTGGAAAGACAAAAACGTTAGTGTTGAACTAGGATTGATGGGAACTAAGTCTGTGACATTCTTTAAACCAACAGGTATTAAAGTAACAAGTCAAATTACGGGCTTAGGAGATAACCCTCAAATGGAGCAAATTGTTGGTTCAGTGAATTCGATGATTGAAGCATATCGTAATGGTGAAATTGATGCTGTTTATATCGCATTCAATCGCTTCGTTAATACGATGACACAGCAGCCTGTTATTGAGCAATTGCTTCCATTACCAAGACTAGATAATGATGAACTTACTCACAGTGGTTTGTGGGATTATATCTACGAACCTAATCCTGAAGTATTACTAGATTCATTATTAGTAAGGTATCTTGAGTCTCAAGTTTACCAAGCAGTTGTAGACAATCTAGCTTCTGAACAAGCAGCTCGAATGGTAGCAATGAAAGCAGCAACAGATAATGCAGGTTCACTAATTGATGATTTACAATTAGTGTACAATAAAGCTCGCCAAGCAAGCATTACAAATGAGTTAAACGAAATTGTTGCAGGTGCTGCAGCAATTTAA
- the atpF gene encoding F0F1 ATP synthase subunit B yields MNLNATLIGQLIAFALFVAFCVKYVWPPIISAIETRQADIANALASAEKAKQEQADVRDLAEQEILKAKEEAKHIVDLANKRRNEILESVTAEAETEKARIIEQGYAEVENERRRVQEELRQKVAVLAVAGAEKIVGRNIDAAANNDIIDKLVAEL; encoded by the coding sequence GTGAACTTAAATGCAACACTAATTGGTCAGCTCATTGCATTCGCACTTTTTGTTGCGTTTTGCGTGAAGTATGTGTGGCCACCTATTATTTCTGCAATTGAAACACGTCAAGCAGATATTGCAAACGCACTTGCCTCAGCTGAAAAAGCTAAGCAAGAGCAAGCCGATGTGAGAGATCTTGCAGAACAAGAAATCTTAAAAGCGAAAGAAGAAGCAAAACACATAGTTGATTTAGCAAACAAACGTCGTAATGAGATTTTAGAATCTGTCACCGCAGAAGCAGAAACTGAAAAGGCTCGTATTATTGAGCAAGGCTACGCAGAAGTAGAAAACGAACGTAGACGTGTTCAAGAAGAGTTACGCCAAAAAGTCGCTGTGTTAGCAGTTGCAGGTGCAGAGAAAATTGTGGGTCGCAATATTGATGCTGCGGCAAACAATGATATTATCGATAAACTAGTTGCAGAACTATAA
- the atpE gene encoding F0F1 ATP synthase subunit C, with protein MESVITATIFGATILLAVAAFGTAIGFSILGGKFLESSARQPELANSLQTKMFIVAGLLDAISMIAVGIALLFIFANPFISLLS; from the coding sequence ATGGAATCTGTAATTACAGCAACAATCTTTGGTGCAACTATTTTACTTGCAGTAGCTGCATTTGGAACGGCAATTGGCTTTAGTATTTTAGGAGGAAAATTCTTAGAATCTTCTGCTCGCCAACCAGAACTTGCAAATAGTTTACAAACTAAAATGTTTATCGTTGCTGGTCTTTTAGATGCTATCTCAATGATCGCTGTAGGTATTGCTTTACTATTTATCTTCGCTAACCCATTCATCTCATTACTTTCATAA
- the atpH gene encoding F0F1 ATP synthase subunit delta, whose protein sequence is MSEISTIARPYAKAAFDFALENDQLDKWQEMLLFLKLVVQEEQVSSYLQSVSSPQQIADTIVGICEEQLDQHGQNFIRIMAENRRLTALPSVLKAFIKLRSEYESVKDVKVISATQLSKANETKIATAMEKRLNSKVRIVSKVDQSLIAGIIIRYDDIVIDGSSLGQLNRLANELRL, encoded by the coding sequence ATGTCAGAAATAAGTACAATAGCTCGCCCCTATGCTAAAGCGGCTTTTGATTTTGCTTTAGAAAATGATCAGTTAGATAAATGGCAAGAAATGTTACTATTTTTAAAGCTTGTCGTTCAAGAAGAACAAGTTTCAAGTTATTTACAATCAGTATCATCGCCACAGCAAATTGCTGATACCATTGTTGGTATTTGTGAAGAGCAACTGGATCAACATGGGCAAAATTTCATTCGTATTATGGCTGAAAATCGACGCTTAACTGCGTTACCTTCAGTATTAAAAGCATTTATAAAATTACGATCAGAGTATGAATCCGTCAAAGATGTTAAGGTTATTTCTGCAACGCAATTAAGTAAAGCTAATGAAACTAAAATCGCTACGGCGATGGAAAAGCGACTTAATTCTAAGGTGAGAATTGTGTCTAAGGTAGATCAATCATTAATTGCAGGTATTATTATTCGTTATGACGATATTGTAATTGATGGTAGTAGTCTTGGGCAATTAAACCGCCTAGCAAATGAGTTACGCTTGTAA
- a CDS encoding ATP synthase subunit I: protein MSAVINQAKQTYLKAIKITLYVLVVVAIGVGIVRFNSLPSYILGTIASFIPHCLFTYWVFFRTASPKKQQITVFYMGEAIKWLATIVLLILVFKFYLKIDVIIFFLGYFLILICNSLVPFVVKTKGIEVQKN, encoded by the coding sequence ATGTCGGCTGTAATCAATCAGGCAAAACAAACCTATTTGAAGGCAATAAAAATTACACTATATGTTTTAGTGGTAGTTGCAATAGGCGTTGGAATAGTTAGATTTAACTCACTTCCTTCTTATATTTTAGGTACTATTGCAAGTTTTATACCCCACTGTTTATTTACTTATTGGGTATTTTTTAGAACGGCCTCCCCAAAAAAACAACAAATCACTGTTTTTTATATGGGAGAAGCGATAAAATGGTTAGCTACTATTGTTTTACTTATCTTAGTTTTTAAATTTTATTTAAAAATAGATGTAATTATATTTTTTTTAGGGTATTTCTTAATACTTATATGTAATAGCTTGGTTCCTTTTGTAGTGAAAACAAAAGGAATTGAAGTACAAAAGAATTAA
- the mscL gene encoding large-conductance mechanosensitive channel protein MscL — protein sequence MSILKEFKEFAIKGNVVDLAVGVVIGSAFGKIVASFVSDIIMPPLGLLIGGVDFKDLSIILKAATAETKAVTLNYGAFIQTVFDFLIIAAAIFMVIKGINKMKTEEPAEEEKPKSPTQEELLTEIRDLLKK from the coding sequence ATGAGTATATTAAAAGAGTTTAAGGAATTTGCGATCAAAGGGAATGTTGTTGATTTAGCTGTAGGGGTAGTGATCGGTAGTGCATTTGGTAAAATTGTGGCTTCATTTGTCAGTGATATTATTATGCCACCTTTAGGTCTTTTAATCGGAGGGGTAGATTTCAAAGATCTGTCTATTATATTAAAAGCGGCAACAGCAGAAACAAAAGCGGTTACCTTAAATTATGGTGCATTTATTCAAACTGTCTTTGATTTTTTAATTATTGCCGCTGCTATTTTTATGGTGATTAAAGGTATCAATAAAATGAAAACAGAAGAGCCTGCAGAAGAAGAAAAACCAAAATCGCCAACACAGGAAGAACTGTTAACTGAAATACGTGATTTATTGAAAAAATAA
- the atpA gene encoding F0F1 ATP synthase subunit alpha: MQLNSTEISELIKKRIAKFEVVSDAQSTGTIVSVSDGIIRIHGLADVMQGEMIELPDSRYAIALNLERDSVGAVVMGPYADLAEGMTVKCTGRILEVPVGRGLLGRVVNTLGQPIDGKGEIENDGFAPVEVIAPGVIERQSVDQPVQTGYKAVDSMVPIGRGQRELIIGDRQTGKTALAIDAIINQRDSGIKCVYVAIGQKASTVANVVHKLEEHNALHNTIVVVASASESAALQYLAPYAGCTMGEYFRDRGEDALIIYDDLSKQAVAYRQVSLLLRRPPGREAFPGDVFYLHSRLLERASRVNADYVEKFTNGEVKGKTGSLTALPIIETQAGDVSAFVPTNVISITDGQIFLESNLFNAGIRPAVNPGISVSRVGSSAQTKVVKKLSGGIRTALAQYRELAAFAQFASDLDEATRKQLSHGQKVTELLKQKQYAPMSVAQLAVVLFTAEFGYLDDVELERIGSFETGLLEYAQSNYADFMKDLTKSGDYNDSIKDQLTEIVESFKKNSSW, from the coding sequence ATGCAACTAAATTCAACAGAAATTAGTGAGTTAATTAAAAAACGTATTGCCAAATTTGAAGTCGTTAGTGATGCTCAAAGTACTGGTACTATCGTTTCAGTAAGTGATGGAATCATCCGTATCCATGGTCTAGCTGACGTAATGCAAGGTGAGATGATTGAATTACCAGATAGTCGTTATGCAATCGCATTGAACTTAGAAAGAGATTCAGTGGGTGCTGTGGTAATGGGTCCTTACGCTGATTTAGCGGAAGGTATGACCGTAAAATGTACAGGACGTATTTTAGAAGTTCCTGTCGGTAGGGGATTACTTGGTCGAGTAGTAAATACTCTTGGTCAACCTATTGATGGAAAAGGTGAAATTGAAAATGATGGTTTTGCTCCAGTTGAGGTTATTGCCCCTGGAGTAATTGAGCGTCAGTCAGTGGATCAACCAGTACAGACAGGTTATAAAGCTGTCGATTCAATGGTGCCAATTGGTCGTGGTCAACGTGAGTTAATTATCGGTGACCGTCAAACAGGTAAGACCGCATTAGCAATTGATGCGATCATCAACCAGCGTGATTCAGGCATAAAATGTGTCTATGTTGCAATTGGTCAAAAAGCATCAACTGTAGCTAATGTTGTACATAAATTAGAAGAGCATAATGCACTACATAATACTATCGTGGTTGTAGCAAGTGCATCAGAATCTGCTGCATTGCAGTATCTAGCTCCTTATGCTGGCTGTACCATGGGTGAATATTTCCGTGATCGTGGTGAAGACGCATTAATCATTTATGATGATTTATCAAAACAAGCTGTAGCATATCGTCAAGTATCGTTGCTTCTTCGTCGTCCACCTGGTCGTGAAGCATTCCCTGGAGATGTATTCTACTTACATTCACGTTTATTAGAGCGTGCGTCTCGAGTAAATGCTGATTATGTAGAAAAATTCACCAATGGTGAAGTTAAAGGTAAAACAGGTTCATTAACAGCATTACCTATTATTGAAACTCAAGCAGGTGATGTTTCTGCATTCGTACCAACTAACGTAATTTCTATTACTGATGGTCAGATTTTCTTAGAATCTAATCTATTTAATGCAGGTATTCGTCCTGCGGTAAACCCAGGTATTTCAGTATCTCGTGTGGGAAGCTCCGCACAAACTAAAGTGGTGAAAAAATTATCTGGTGGTATTCGTACCGCCCTTGCTCAATATCGTGAATTAGCAGCATTTGCACAGTTTGCCTCAGATCTCGACGAAGCTACACGTAAACAACTTTCACACGGTCAGAAAGTAACAGAGTTACTTAAACAAAAACAATATGCCCCAATGTCTGTTGCACAGCTTGCAGTAGTATTATTTACTGCTGAGTTTGGCTACCTTGATGATGTTGAACTTGAGCGTATTGGTTCGTTTGAAACTGGTCTTTTAGAGTATGCACAAAGTAATTATGCAGACTTTATGAAAGATTTAACAAAATCAGGTGATTACAACGATTCAATTAAGGATCAGTTAACTGAAATTGTTGAGAGTTTCAAAAAGAACAGCTCGTGGTAA
- the znuA gene encoding zinc ABC transporter substrate-binding protein ZnuA produces the protein MLKKTTLSLAILGISTIANANVLTTIKPLGFIANAITDGVTETNILLPVSASPHDYSLKPSDVQKLKSASLVVWIGDEMETFLEKSIEKLPQSSVLRLESIPEIKEIVEHTNKKTRIKLDEEHHSDHKQHYDNEQEHHDEHEHHTHHHNHNHNNDWHIWLSPKMSSIVAEHIAERLSEKFPDKKAKIEANLTEFKLALAKTNVEITKQLLPVKDKGYYTFHAAYGYFEEAYGLKSLGAFTMNPTVAPGAKTLGKIKANIKANHATCLFTEPQFTPKVVKRLSKGVQIGIGRLDPLGGEIKQSKTAYLDYLNSLATAFSQCLSK, from the coding sequence ATGTTAAAGAAAACTACTTTAAGCCTAGCTATTTTAGGAATATCAACTATAGCAAATGCAAATGTACTTACTACTATCAAACCCTTAGGATTTATTGCAAATGCTATTACTGATGGTGTAACAGAAACAAATATTTTATTACCTGTTAGCGCATCTCCTCATGATTACAGCTTAAAACCATCTGATGTACAAAAACTGAAATCTGCAAGTTTAGTGGTGTGGATTGGTGATGAAATGGAAACTTTTTTAGAAAAAAGTATCGAAAAGCTACCACAATCTTCAGTGTTACGACTAGAAAGCATACCTGAAATTAAAGAAATCGTAGAACATACCAATAAAAAAACGAGAATTAAGCTTGATGAAGAGCATCATAGTGATCATAAGCAGCATTATGATAATGAACAGGAACATCACGATGAACACGAGCATCATACGCACCACCATAATCACAATCATAATAATGATTGGCATATTTGGCTTTCTCCAAAAATGAGTAGTATTGTTGCTGAACATATTGCAGAGCGATTGAGTGAGAAATTCCCTGATAAAAAAGCAAAAATTGAAGCGAATCTTACAGAGTTTAAACTGGCACTTGCGAAAACGAATGTAGAAATAACCAAACAGCTTTTACCTGTAAAAGATAAAGGCTATTACACTTTCCATGCAGCTTATGGTTATTTTGAAGAGGCTTATGGATTGAAATCTTTGGGAGCATTTACAATGAATCCAACAGTTGCTCCAGGAGCAAAAACATTGGGAAAAATTAAGGCAAATATTAAAGCCAATCACGCAACTTGTTTATTTACTGAACCACAATTTACGCCGAAAGTGGTTAAACGTTTAAGTAAAGGAGTACAAATAGGTATTGGAAGATTAGATCCACTGGGTGGAGAAATTAAACAAAGTAAAACGGCATATCTAGACTATTTAAACTCACTTGCAACCGCCTTTAGTCAATGTTTAAGCAAGTAG
- the atpD gene encoding F0F1 ATP synthase subunit beta has translation MATGKIVQIIGAVIDVEFPQDSVPKVYDALKIESAGLTLEVQQQLGGGLVRCIALGTSDGLKRGLEAINTNNPIQVPVGTQTLGRIMNVLGDPIDEKGDIGEEERWSIHREAPSYEDQANSTELLETGIKVIDLICPFAKGGKVGLFGGAGVGKTVNMMELIRNIAIEHSGYSVFAGVGERTREGNDFYHEMNDSNVLDKVSLVYGQMNEPPGNRLRVALTGLTMAEKFREEGRDVLFFVDNIYRYTLAGTEVSALLGRMPSAVGYQPTLAEEMGVLQERITSTKTGSITSIQAVYVPADDLTDPSPATTFAHLDSTVVLSRQIASLGIYPAIDPLDSTSRQLDPLVVGQEHYDIARGVQGTLQRYKELKDIIAILGMDELSEEDKLVVSRARKIERFLSQPFFVAEVFNGTPGKYVPLKETIRGFKGILNGAYDDIPEQAFYMAGSIDDVIEKAQKM, from the coding sequence ATGGCAACTGGAAAAATAGTCCAAATCATCGGTGCAGTAATCGATGTTGAGTTTCCACAAGATTCAGTACCAAAAGTATATGATGCATTGAAAATTGAATCTGCAGGATTAACTCTTGAGGTTCAACAACAATTAGGCGGTGGTCTAGTTCGTTGTATTGCACTAGGTACATCAGATGGTTTAAAACGTGGCTTAGAAGCTATCAATACGAATAACCCAATTCAAGTTCCTGTAGGAACACAAACACTGGGTCGTATTATGAATGTGTTAGGTGATCCTATTGATGAAAAGGGTGATATCGGAGAAGAAGAGCGTTGGTCTATTCACCGTGAAGCACCAAGTTATGAAGATCAAGCTAACAGTACAGAATTACTTGAAACTGGTATCAAAGTAATCGACTTAATCTGCCCATTTGCAAAAGGGGGTAAAGTAGGTTTATTTGGTGGTGCTGGTGTAGGTAAAACCGTAAATATGATGGAGTTAATCCGTAATATTGCGATTGAGCATTCTGGTTACTCTGTATTTGCAGGGGTGGGAGAGCGTACTCGTGAGGGTAACGATTTTTACCACGAAATGAATGACTCTAATGTATTAGATAAAGTATCACTGGTTTATGGTCAGATGAATGAACCACCAGGTAACCGTTTACGTGTTGCATTGACTGGTTTAACAATGGCTGAAAAATTCCGTGAAGAAGGTCGTGACGTATTATTCTTCGTGGATAATATCTATCGTTATACCCTAGCGGGAACAGAAGTATCAGCTCTTTTAGGTCGTATGCCATCAGCAGTAGGTTACCAACCAACATTGGCTGAAGAGATGGGTGTATTACAAGAGCGTATTACTTCAACGAAAACAGGATCAATTACATCTATCCAAGCAGTATATGTACCTGCCGATGACTTAACTGACCCATCGCCAGCAACAACCTTTGCTCACTTAGACTCAACAGTGGTATTAAGCCGTCAAATTGCATCTTTAGGTATTTATCCAGCGATTGATCCTTTAGACTCAACTTCACGTCAATTAGATCCATTAGTTGTTGGTCAAGAGCATTATGATATCGCACGTGGTGTTCAAGGAACATTACAACGCTACAAAGAGTTAAAAGATATTATTGCCATTCTGGGTATGGATGAATTATCTGAAGAAGATAAACTCGTCGTATCTCGAGCACGTAAAATTGAGCGCTTCTTATCACAACCATTCTTCGTTGCTGAAGTATTTAATGGTACTCCTGGTAAGTATGTGCCTTTAAAAGAAACCATTCGTGGTTTTAAAGGTATCTTAAACGGTGCATATGATGACATTCCTGAACAAGCATTCTATATGGCAGGTTCAATTGATGATGTTATTGAAAAAGCACAAAAAATGTAA
- the atpB gene encoding F0F1 ATP synthase subunit A has protein sequence MAGQTTAEYITHHLTFLASGDSFWNVHLDTLFFTIVSGALFLWVFRKVAKNATTGVPGKLQCAIEMMIEWVDSVVRDNFHGPRNVVAPIALTIFCWVFIMNSIDLIPVDFLPQMAHLVGIEYLRAVPTADISSTLGLSISVFFLIIFYTLKSKGWKGFVKEYTLHPFNHPIMIPVNLILESVTLLAKPISLAFRLFGNMYAGELIFILIAIMYMSESFTLQTLGIPLHLAWAIFHILVVTLQAFIFMMLTIVYLSMGYNKAEH, from the coding sequence ATGGCTGGGCAAACTACTGCTGAATATATTACACACCATTTAACATTTTTAGCTTCTGGTGATTCTTTCTGGAACGTTCATTTAGACACACTTTTCTTTACTATTGTATCTGGTGCCTTATTTCTTTGGGTATTTCGCAAAGTGGCTAAAAATGCCACCACAGGCGTTCCTGGTAAATTGCAATGTGCCATAGAAATGATGATTGAATGGGTTGATAGTGTGGTTCGTGATAACTTCCACGGACCTCGAAATGTTGTTGCCCCTATTGCTTTGACCATTTTTTGTTGGGTATTTATTATGAACTCAATCGACTTAATTCCTGTCGATTTCTTACCTCAAATGGCTCATTTAGTTGGAATTGAATACTTACGAGCTGTTCCAACAGCTGACATTAGCTCCACTCTAGGACTTTCAATTAGCGTATTCTTCTTGATCATTTTTTACACTTTAAAGTCAAAAGGCTGGAAAGGATTTGTAAAAGAATACACATTGCATCCTTTTAATCATCCAATAATGATTCCTGTTAATTTAATCTTAGAATCAGTGACATTATTGGCAAAACCTATTTCATTGGCTTTCCGTTTATTCGGAAATATGTATGCTGGCGAGTTAATTTTTATCCTAATCGCCATAATGTATATGTCTGAAAGTTTTACATTACAAACATTAGGAATACCATTACACCTTGCTTGGGCAATTTTTCATATTTTAGTGGTAACACTACAAGCATTTATATTTATGATGCTTACAATAGTCTATCTCAGTATGGGCTATAATAAAGCTGAACACTAA
- the ubiD gene encoding 4-hydroxy-3-polyprenylbenzoate decarboxylase, with product MNYRNLREFLDVLEKRGLLKRISQEIDPELEMTEIADRTLRIGGPALLFENPKGYGMPVLCNLFGTPERVALGMGQEDIQSLRELGKLLAFLKEPEPPKGLKGLMGQLPQWKQVLNMPSKTVTKAPCQQIILTGDKVDLYQLPVMKCWPDDVDPLVTWGLTITKGPTKKRLNLGIYRQQLLAKNKLIMRWLSHRGGALDFQDWQQQYPNEPFPVSVVLGADPATILAAVTPIPDTLSEYAFAGLLRGHKTEVTKSISNDLEIPASAEIVLEGYIDPNETALEGPYGDHTGYYNEQDHFPVFTITHITMRKDAIYHSTYTGRPPDEPAVLGEALNEVFIPILQKQFPEIVDFYLPPEGCSYRLAVVTIKKQYAGHAKRIMMGVWSFLRQFMYTKYVIVCDDDVNARDWKDVIWAITTRCDPARDTMMIEHTPIDYLDFASPVAGLGSKMGIDATNKWKGETNREWGTPIIKDPKIVKRIDDIWDDLKIS from the coding sequence ATGAACTATAGAAATTTACGAGAATTTCTCGATGTATTAGAGAAAAGAGGTTTACTTAAACGAATCTCTCAAGAAATTGATCCTGAGTTAGAAATGACAGAAATTGCTGATCGTACCTTGCGAATTGGTGGGCCAGCTCTGCTTTTTGAAAATCCTAAAGGCTATGGTATGCCTGTTTTGTGTAATTTATTTGGAACGCCTGAGCGAGTTGCACTGGGAATGGGACAAGAAGATATACAATCTTTACGTGAGCTAGGGAAATTGTTGGCATTCTTAAAAGAGCCAGAGCCACCTAAAGGCTTAAAAGGGTTAATGGGACAACTTCCTCAGTGGAAGCAAGTCTTAAATATGCCAAGTAAGACTGTGACTAAAGCCCCTTGTCAGCAGATAATTTTAACAGGGGATAAAGTAGATTTATATCAATTACCTGTGATGAAGTGCTGGCCTGATGATGTCGATCCTCTTGTAACTTGGGGATTAACTATTACCAAAGGCCCTACTAAAAAACGCTTAAATTTAGGAATTTATCGTCAACAATTATTAGCTAAAAATAAATTAATTATGCGTTGGCTATCACATCGTGGTGGTGCGTTAGATTTTCAAGATTGGCAACAGCAATACCCTAATGAACCGTTTCCTGTGTCTGTCGTATTAGGGGCAGATCCTGCTACCATTTTAGCAGCGGTAACTCCTATCCCTGATACACTTTCAGAATATGCGTTTGCAGGTTTATTACGAGGACATAAAACGGAAGTCACTAAATCTATTTCCAATGATTTAGAAATTCCTGCTAGTGCTGAAATTGTATTAGAAGGTTATATTGATCCAAATGAAACTGCATTAGAAGGTCCTTATGGTGATCATACTGGTTACTATAATGAACAAGATCATTTTCCTGTATTTACCATTACCCACATCACAATGCGAAAAGATGCTATTTATCATTCTACTTATACAGGTCGTCCACCTGATGAACCTGCAGTATTAGGTGAAGCACTAAATGAAGTTTTTATTCCTATTTTACAAAAACAATTCCCTGAAATTGTAGATTTTTATTTACCCCCAGAAGGATGTTCTTACCGTTTAGCTGTGGTTACCATAAAAAAACAGTATGCAGGACACGCTAAACGTATAATGATGGGGGTTTGGTCTTTCTTACGTCAATTTATGTATACCAAATATGTGATTGTGTGTGATGATGATGTAAATGCACGAGATTGGAAAGATGTCATCTGGGCGATTACAACCCGTTGTGATCCCGCTCGTGACACCATGATGATTGAGCATACTCCGATTGATTATTTAGATTTTGCCTCACCAGTGGCTGGGCTAGGATCAAAAATGGGGATTGATGCTACCAATAAATGGAAAGGTGAAACAAATAGAGAGTGGGGAACCCCAATTATTAAAGATCCCAAAATAGTAAAAAGAATAGATGATATTTGGGATGACTTAAAAATCAGCTAA